The following are from one region of the Magallana gigas chromosome 4, xbMagGiga1.1, whole genome shotgun sequence genome:
- the LOC105327425 gene encoding tubulin monoglycylase TTLL3 isoform X13, translating to MFTVPYRPLPTSDVYMVLTRRLKNKSTGPYSNSSSEMVLKRHKTRLVNHQLKGKVLSELDDLDGDVSGSLSRSKTMPSLGRPKISRKLTNVNCSVNTDRLKAAKEQAEKAIKNRKVFTIQGGYNAVRQSLRRRGWVEKFYKISTPQKKTPRKRRKTVDESDDDDDDDDDDDDDDGDDDDDGDSDNDQPKIPPWEEEDGIYGIMSRIVRNVNPTFIWVLKRDIVDYRFLTRDQMVNHYIKAGSFTTKVGLCINMRNVPWFDNSDPDSFYPRCYRLSHEEEKNSFIDDYRQTMCANILKIISSQYKNESIPEEDENENDEKKDVGSEKTDTEKKDSEKKDSDSSKKGEDFTCTNPECTRSKPGVSSGNLCAHAKECLEKEKSAANGENKENKPKDKTPEIVKPTESAKPPSTSRSQKQKGTKKKKKVCVPITCLERAMQQCDKFIQERSHDDIDVLNDPHELTQQQWDETLKWYYQLVNENGEIQNVSGSMLAEVDRLLYNLKLHMPQFEMDGYKNIWIVKPGAKSRGRGIVCYDKLEDMLKLVNSQVVRKDNKYVVQKYMERPLLVYNCKFDIRQWFLVTDWNPLTIWFYQDSYLRFCSQEYTLEDFDESIHLSNNAIQKYYKNGPRHPLLPEQNMWTHEQFKDYIKGQGHGNAWDDVIYPGMKKAIICALLSTQDVIEYRKPSTFKSSFELYGADFMLTEDYRPWLIEINSSPSMESSTEITRRMCTGVLEDSIKVVVDRRYDRNCDIGRFELAYKQPLVTVPPYIGINLSVEGQTVKKPYGFTVRKSMDNDTAYFSPRKPPPSTESKDLKPAPPTTKRPQSENFDTTHKNTNASNSAPAKGKSAPGESQDHQHKYNSQKRTSHKSQNDQNQVTPSTSHSSCNSESSGRSSKETKENSSSKESKEKDNTSSQSLSQPQSFPKADKSGSLPISSCSAWTGKRMVSTTSVSTNYTIPNIDKLDRPMLAVNNVESTDLQTIKPVNSAPPMMSLAGAITKGMNPLIDGAWGRTCAECGSGMNLHLDNNNPQCKCKQDSLVIHPGYTSSESYRAARGFPARPKSSYSPRPPSASSCSLKSSGSLNTPPSINGTPTALRAEKILLRYTDGGIKRPLTPAGLTASTNSLPRLVRRYIGRRSIQCHELPLVNASSAVFIDTSQLHNPLSITSHGVANR from the exons atgtttacgGTTCCGTATCGACCCTTGCCAACAAGCGATGTTTATATGGTTCTTACTAGGCGTTTGAAAAACAAGTCCACAG GACCATATTCCAATAGTAGCAGCGAAATGGTGCTAAAGCGGCATAAAACGCGCCTTGTCAACCACCAACTGAAAGGGAAAGTCCTCTCGGAGCTAGATG ACCTGGATGGCGACGTGTCTGGATCCCTGTCCCGGAGCAAGACCATGCCATCCCTGGGGAGACCCAAGATATCCCGGAAGTTGACCAACGTAAACTGTAGCGTCAACACGGATCGTCTGAAGGCAGCAAAGGAGCAGGCCGAGAAGGCCATCAAG AACCGGAAAGTGTTCACCATCCAGGGAGGGTACAACGCGGTCAGACAAAGTCTGAGGAGGAGGGGCTGGGTGGAAAAGTTCTACAAAATATCCACCCCTCAGAAGAAAACTCCTAGAAAGCGCCGTAAAACGGTGGACGAGagcgatgatgatgatgatgacgacgatgatgatgatgatgacgatggggatgatgatgacgatggGGATAGCGATA atgatCAGCCGAAAATTCCACCTTGGGAGGAAGAAGATGGGATTTACGGAATAAtg TCGCGGATTGTCCGGAATGTGAACCCCACGTTCATTTGGGTGTTAAAGAGGGACATCGTTGATTATAGGTTCTTAACCAGAGATCAGATGGTGAACCACTATATCAAAGCAGGCTCCTTTACCACCAAG GTGGGGCTTTGTATAAACATGAGGAATGTCCCCTGGTTTGATAACTCGGACCCGGATTCTTTCTACCCTCGGTGTTACCGCCTCAGTCACGAAGAAGAAAAGAATTCTTTTATCG ACGACTACAGGCAAACGATGTgtgcaaacattttaaaaataatatctagTCAATATAAAAACGAGAGTATACccgaagaagatgaaaatgaaaatgatgaaaagaaAGATGTCGGTTCCGAGAAAACGGATACAGAGAAAAAGGATAGTGAGAAAAAAGACTCAGATTCTAGCAAAAAGGGCGAGGATTTTACCTGTACTAATCCCGAGTGCACGCGGTCAAAACCAGGTGTGTCATCTGGCAATTTATGTGCGCATGCCAAGGAATGCTTAGAGAAAGAGAAGTCCGCGGCAAACGGTGAAAATAAAGAGAACAAGCCCAAAGATAAAACTCCCGAAATTGTCAAACCCACCGAAAGTGCAAAACCGCCAT CAACTAGTCGATCTCAAAAACAGAAGGGaacaaaaaagaagaagaaggtGTGCGTGCCGATAACTTGCCTGGAGAGAGCGATGCAGCAGTGTGATAAATTCATTCAGGAGCGCTCACACGATGACATCGATGTCCTGAATGAC CCACATGAATTGACACAACAACAGTGGGATGAAACGCTAAAGTGGTACTACCAACTTGTTAA TGAGAATGGTGAAATACAGAATGTGTCTGGTAGTATGTTAGCTGAAGTAGATAGACTCCTATATAATCTTAAACTCCACATGCCGCAGTTTGAAATGGATGGTTATAAGAATATTTGGATCGTTAAACCAGGGGCCAAATCTCGGGGAAGAG gaaTTGTTTGTTATGACAAACTTGAGGATATGTTGAAACTAGTCAACAGTCAGGTTGTTCGGAAGGACAACAAATACGTGGTGCAAAAATATATGG aacGTCCATTACTAGTGTATAACTGTAAGTTCGACATCCGGCAGTGGTTCCTGGTCACCGACTGGAACCCCCTGACCATCTGGTTCTATCAGGACAGCTACCTCCGCTTCTGCTCCCAGGAGTACACATTGGAAGACTTTGACGAGTCCATTCACTTGTCCAACAACGCCATCCAGAAGTACTACAAGAACGGCCCTCGGCACCCGCTCCTCCCCGAGCAGAACATGTGGACACACGAACAGTTCAAGGATTATATCAA GGGCCAGGGTCACGGGAATGCATGGGATGATGTCATTTATCCCGGCATGAAGAAAGCAATAATATGTGCCTTGCTGTCTACACAAGATGTCATCGAATACAGAAAG CCGTCTACGTTTAAG TCATCCTTTGAGTTGTACGGGGCTGATTTCATGTTAACCGAGGACTACCGTCCGTGGTTGATAGAGATCAACTCATCACCTAGCATGGAGAGCAGTACTGAGATCACACGCAGAATGTGTACTGGTGTTTTAGAGGACTCAATCAAAG TCGTCGTTGATAGaagatatgataggaactgtgaTATAGGAAGGTTTGAGTTGGCCTACAAGCAGCCTTTAGTGACAGTTCCTCCATACATAGGAATAAATCTCTCTGTCGAGGGGCAAACAGTTAAAAAACCATATGGATTTACTGTACGAAAAAGCATGGACAACGATACTGCATATTTTAGCCCTCGCAAACCGCCACCAAGTACAGAAAGCAAAGACCTGAAGCCAGCACCGCCTACCACAAAGCGACCGCAAAGCGAAAACTTTGACACCACTCACAAGAACACGAACGCATCCAATAGCGCTCCAGCGAAGGGTAAGTCAGCGCCGGGCGAAAGTCAGGATCATCAGCACAAATATAACTCACAAAAGCGGACTAGTCACAAATCACAAAATGATCAAAACCAAGTAACACCGTCTACTAGTCACTCTAGTTGTAACTCAGAAAGCAGTGGTAGAAGCAGCAAGGAAACGAAGGAGAACAGTAGCAGCAAGGAAAGCAAGGAGAAGGACAACACCAGCAGCCAATCCTTGTCGCAGCCTCAGTCTTTCCCCAAGGCGGACAAATCTGGTTCTTTGCCTATCTCTAGTTGTAGTGCGTGGACGGGTAAGAGAATGGTCTCCACTACCTCTGTATCTACCAACTATACGATCCCCAACATAGACAAGTTGGATCGTCCCATGCTAGCTGTCAATAATGTGGAGTCTACAGACCTCCAGACCATTAAACCAGTGAACTCGGCACCACCTATGATGTCGTTGGCAGGTGCTATCACAAAAG gtatgAATCCGCTAATCGATGGTGCTTGGGGGCGTACCTGTGCCGAGTGTGGCAGTGGAATGAATTTACACCTTGATAACAACAATCCTCAATGCAAATGTAAACAAGATAGCCTTGTTATTCATCCAGGCTACACCAGCAGCGAATCGTACCGCGCGGCGCGCGGATTTCCCGCCAGACCAAAGAGCAGCTACTCACCTCGTCCTCCTAGTGCTTCCTCCTGCTCGCTTAAGTCTTCTGGAAGCCTTAATACTCCACCTAGCATAAATGGCACACCGACTGCGCTTCGTGCTGAGAAGATTCTTCTTCGCTATACAGATGGCGGGATAAAGCGACCTTTAACCCCTGCCGGCTTGACTGCTTCTACAAATTCGTTGCCGAGGCTCGTTCGGCGGTACATAGGTCGGCGATCTATTCAGTGCCACGAGCTTCCGCTCGTGAATGCGTCGTCTGCTGTGTTTATTGACACGTCACAACTTCACAATCCACTGTCTATTACGTCACACGGAGTTGCCAACAGATGA
- the LOC105327425 gene encoding tubulin tyrosine ligase 3 isoform X17 translates to MVLKRHKTRLVNHQLKGKVLSELDDLDGDVSGSLSRSKTMPSLGRPKISRKLTNVNCSVNTDRLKAAKEQAEKAIKNRKVFTIQGGYNAVRQSLRRRGWVEKFYKISTPQKKTPRKRRKTVDESDDDDDDDDDDDDDDGDDDDDGDSDNDQPKIPPWEEEDGIYGIMSRIVRNVNPTFIWVLKRDIVDYRFLTRDQMVNHYIKAGSFTTKVGLCINMRNVPWFDNSDPDSFYPRCYRLSHEEEKNSFIDDYRQTMCANILKIISSQYKNESIPEEDENENDEKKDVGSEKTDTEKKDSEKKDSDSSKKGEDFTCTNPECTRSKPGVSSGNLCAHAKECLEKEKSAANGENKENKPKDKTPEIVKPTESAKPPSTSRSQKQKGTKKKKKVCVPITCLERAMQQCDKFIQERSHDDIDVLNDPHELTQQQWDETLKWYYQLVNENGEIQNVSGSMLAEVDRLLYNLKLHMPQFEMDGYKNIWIVKPGAKSRGRGIVCYDKLEDMLKLVNSQVVRKDNKYVVQKYMERPLLVYNCKFDIRQWFLVTDWNPLTIWFYQDSYLRFCSQEYTLEDFDESIHLSNNAIQKYYKNGPRHPLLPEQNMWTHEQFKDYIKGQGHGNAWDDVIYPGMKKAIICALLSTQDVIEYRKPSTFKSSFELYGADFMLTEDYRPWLIEINSSPSMESSTEITRRMCTGVLEDSIKVVVDRRYDRNCDIGRFELAYKQPLVTVPPYIGINLSVEGQTVKKPYGFTVRKSMDNDTAYFSPRKPPPSTESKDLKPAPPTTKRPQSENFDTTHKNTNASNSAPAKGKSAPGESQDHQHKYNSQKRTSHKSQNDQNQVTPSTSHSSCNSESSGRSSKETKENSSSKESKEKDNTSSQSLSQPQSFPKADKSGSLPISSCSAWTGKRMVSTTSVSTNYTIPNIDKLDRPMLAVNNVESTDLQTIKPVNSAPPMMSLAGAITKGMNPLIDGAWGRTCAECGSGMNLHLDNNNPQCKCKQDSLVIHPGYTSSESYRAARGFPARPKSSYSPRPPSASSCSLKSSGSLNTPPSINGTPTALRAEKILLRYTDGGIKRPLTPAGLTASTNSLPRLVRRYIGRRSIQCHELPLVNASSAVFIDTSQLHNPLSITSHGVANR, encoded by the exons ATGGTGCTAAAGCGGCATAAAACGCGCCTTGTCAACCACCAACTGAAAGGGAAAGTCCTCTCGGAGCTAGATG ACCTGGATGGCGACGTGTCTGGATCCCTGTCCCGGAGCAAGACCATGCCATCCCTGGGGAGACCCAAGATATCCCGGAAGTTGACCAACGTAAACTGTAGCGTCAACACGGATCGTCTGAAGGCAGCAAAGGAGCAGGCCGAGAAGGCCATCAAG AACCGGAAAGTGTTCACCATCCAGGGAGGGTACAACGCGGTCAGACAAAGTCTGAGGAGGAGGGGCTGGGTGGAAAAGTTCTACAAAATATCCACCCCTCAGAAGAAAACTCCTAGAAAGCGCCGTAAAACGGTGGACGAGagcgatgatgatgatgatgacgacgatgatgatgatgatgacgatggggatgatgatgacgatggGGATAGCGATA atgatCAGCCGAAAATTCCACCTTGGGAGGAAGAAGATGGGATTTACGGAATAAtg TCGCGGATTGTCCGGAATGTGAACCCCACGTTCATTTGGGTGTTAAAGAGGGACATCGTTGATTATAGGTTCTTAACCAGAGATCAGATGGTGAACCACTATATCAAAGCAGGCTCCTTTACCACCAAG GTGGGGCTTTGTATAAACATGAGGAATGTCCCCTGGTTTGATAACTCGGACCCGGATTCTTTCTACCCTCGGTGTTACCGCCTCAGTCACGAAGAAGAAAAGAATTCTTTTATCG ACGACTACAGGCAAACGATGTgtgcaaacattttaaaaataatatctagTCAATATAAAAACGAGAGTATACccgaagaagatgaaaatgaaaatgatgaaaagaaAGATGTCGGTTCCGAGAAAACGGATACAGAGAAAAAGGATAGTGAGAAAAAAGACTCAGATTCTAGCAAAAAGGGCGAGGATTTTACCTGTACTAATCCCGAGTGCACGCGGTCAAAACCAGGTGTGTCATCTGGCAATTTATGTGCGCATGCCAAGGAATGCTTAGAGAAAGAGAAGTCCGCGGCAAACGGTGAAAATAAAGAGAACAAGCCCAAAGATAAAACTCCCGAAATTGTCAAACCCACCGAAAGTGCAAAACCGCCAT CAACTAGTCGATCTCAAAAACAGAAGGGaacaaaaaagaagaagaaggtGTGCGTGCCGATAACTTGCCTGGAGAGAGCGATGCAGCAGTGTGATAAATTCATTCAGGAGCGCTCACACGATGACATCGATGTCCTGAATGAC CCACATGAATTGACACAACAACAGTGGGATGAAACGCTAAAGTGGTACTACCAACTTGTTAA TGAGAATGGTGAAATACAGAATGTGTCTGGTAGTATGTTAGCTGAAGTAGATAGACTCCTATATAATCTTAAACTCCACATGCCGCAGTTTGAAATGGATGGTTATAAGAATATTTGGATCGTTAAACCAGGGGCCAAATCTCGGGGAAGAG gaaTTGTTTGTTATGACAAACTTGAGGATATGTTGAAACTAGTCAACAGTCAGGTTGTTCGGAAGGACAACAAATACGTGGTGCAAAAATATATGG aacGTCCATTACTAGTGTATAACTGTAAGTTCGACATCCGGCAGTGGTTCCTGGTCACCGACTGGAACCCCCTGACCATCTGGTTCTATCAGGACAGCTACCTCCGCTTCTGCTCCCAGGAGTACACATTGGAAGACTTTGACGAGTCCATTCACTTGTCCAACAACGCCATCCAGAAGTACTACAAGAACGGCCCTCGGCACCCGCTCCTCCCCGAGCAGAACATGTGGACACACGAACAGTTCAAGGATTATATCAA GGGCCAGGGTCACGGGAATGCATGGGATGATGTCATTTATCCCGGCATGAAGAAAGCAATAATATGTGCCTTGCTGTCTACACAAGATGTCATCGAATACAGAAAG CCGTCTACGTTTAAG TCATCCTTTGAGTTGTACGGGGCTGATTTCATGTTAACCGAGGACTACCGTCCGTGGTTGATAGAGATCAACTCATCACCTAGCATGGAGAGCAGTACTGAGATCACACGCAGAATGTGTACTGGTGTTTTAGAGGACTCAATCAAAG TCGTCGTTGATAGaagatatgataggaactgtgaTATAGGAAGGTTTGAGTTGGCCTACAAGCAGCCTTTAGTGACAGTTCCTCCATACATAGGAATAAATCTCTCTGTCGAGGGGCAAACAGTTAAAAAACCATATGGATTTACTGTACGAAAAAGCATGGACAACGATACTGCATATTTTAGCCCTCGCAAACCGCCACCAAGTACAGAAAGCAAAGACCTGAAGCCAGCACCGCCTACCACAAAGCGACCGCAAAGCGAAAACTTTGACACCACTCACAAGAACACGAACGCATCCAATAGCGCTCCAGCGAAGGGTAAGTCAGCGCCGGGCGAAAGTCAGGATCATCAGCACAAATATAACTCACAAAAGCGGACTAGTCACAAATCACAAAATGATCAAAACCAAGTAACACCGTCTACTAGTCACTCTAGTTGTAACTCAGAAAGCAGTGGTAGAAGCAGCAAGGAAACGAAGGAGAACAGTAGCAGCAAGGAAAGCAAGGAGAAGGACAACACCAGCAGCCAATCCTTGTCGCAGCCTCAGTCTTTCCCCAAGGCGGACAAATCTGGTTCTTTGCCTATCTCTAGTTGTAGTGCGTGGACGGGTAAGAGAATGGTCTCCACTACCTCTGTATCTACCAACTATACGATCCCCAACATAGACAAGTTGGATCGTCCCATGCTAGCTGTCAATAATGTGGAGTCTACAGACCTCCAGACCATTAAACCAGTGAACTCGGCACCACCTATGATGTCGTTGGCAGGTGCTATCACAAAAG gtatgAATCCGCTAATCGATGGTGCTTGGGGGCGTACCTGTGCCGAGTGTGGCAGTGGAATGAATTTACACCTTGATAACAACAATCCTCAATGCAAATGTAAACAAGATAGCCTTGTTATTCATCCAGGCTACACCAGCAGCGAATCGTACCGCGCGGCGCGCGGATTTCCCGCCAGACCAAAGAGCAGCTACTCACCTCGTCCTCCTAGTGCTTCCTCCTGCTCGCTTAAGTCTTCTGGAAGCCTTAATACTCCACCTAGCATAAATGGCACACCGACTGCGCTTCGTGCTGAGAAGATTCTTCTTCGCTATACAGATGGCGGGATAAAGCGACCTTTAACCCCTGCCGGCTTGACTGCTTCTACAAATTCGTTGCCGAGGCTCGTTCGGCGGTACATAGGTCGGCGATCTATTCAGTGCCACGAGCTTCCGCTCGTGAATGCGTCGTCTGCTGTGTTTATTGACACGTCACAACTTCACAATCCACTGTCTATTACGTCACACGGAGTTGCCAACAGATGA
- the LOC105327425 gene encoding tubulin monoglycylase TTLL3 isoform X11, with protein sequence MFTVPYRPLPTSDVYMVLTRRLKNKSTGPYSNSSSEMVLKRHKTRLVNHQLKGKVLSELDDNYKDNSRRREEGVSHSETPDNSEPQNGDLDGDVSGSLSRSKTMPSLGRPKISRKLTNVNCSVNTDRLKAAKEQAEKAIKNRKVFTIQGGYNAVRQSLRRRGWVEKFYKISTPQKKTPRKRRKTVDESDDDDDDDDDDDDDDGDDDDDGDSDNDQPKIPPWEEEDGIYGIMSRIVRNVNPTFIWVLKRDIVDYRFLTRDQMVNHYIKAGSFTTKVGLCINMRNVPWFDNSDPDSFYPRCYRLSHEEEKNSFIDDYRQTMCANILKIISSQYKNESIPEEDENENDEKKDVGSEKTDTEKKDSEKKDSDSSKKGEDFTCTNPECTRSKPGVSSGNLCAHAKECLEKEKSAANGENKENKPKDKTPEIVKPTESAKPPSTSRSQKQKGTKKKKKVCVPITCLERAMQQCDKFIQERSHDDIDVLNDPHELTQQQWDETLKWYYQLVNENGEIQNVSGSMLAEVDRLLYNLKLHMPQFEMDGYKNIWIVKPGAKSRGRGIVCYDKLEDMLKLVNSQVVRKDNKYVVQKYMERPLLVYNCKFDIRQWFLVTDWNPLTIWFYQDSYLRFCSQEYTLEDFDESIHLSNNAIQKYYKNGPRHPLLPEQNMWTHEQFKDYIKGQGHGNAWDDVIYPGMKKAIICALLSTQDVIEYRKPSTFKSSFELYGADFMLTEDYRPWLIEINSSPSMESSTEITRRMCTGVLEDSIKVVVDRRYDRNCDIGRFELAYKQPLVTVPPYIGINLSVEGQTVKKPYGFTVRKSMDNDTAYFSPRKPPPSTESKDLKPAPPTTKRPQSENFDTTHKNTNASNSAPAKGKSAPGESQDHQHKYNSQKRTSHKSQNDQNQVTPSTSHSSCNSESSGRSSKETKENSSSKESKEKDNTSSQSLSQPQSFPKADKSGSLPISSCSAWTGKRMVSTTSVSTNYTIPNIDKLDRPMLAVNNVESTDLQTIKPVNSAPPMMSLAGAITKGMNPLIDGAWGRTCAECGSGMNLHLDNNNPQCKCKQDSLVIHPGYTSSESYRAARGFPARPKSSYSPRPPSASSCSLKSSGSLNTPPSINGTPTALRAEKILLRYTDGGIKRPLTPAGLTASTNSLPRLVRRYIGRRSIQCHELPLVNASSAVFIDTSQLHNPLSITSHGVANR encoded by the exons atgtttacgGTTCCGTATCGACCCTTGCCAACAAGCGATGTTTATATGGTTCTTACTAGGCGTTTGAAAAACAAGTCCACAG GACCATATTCCAATAGTAGCAGCGAAATGGTGCTAAAGCGGCATAAAACGCGCCTTGTCAACCACCAACTGAAAGGGAAAGTCCTCTCGGAGCTAGATG ACAACTACAAAGATAATTCCAGACGAAGGG AAGAAGGGGTCTCCCATAGTGAAACCCCTGATAATTCAGAACCCCAGAATGGAG ACCTGGATGGCGACGTGTCTGGATCCCTGTCCCGGAGCAAGACCATGCCATCCCTGGGGAGACCCAAGATATCCCGGAAGTTGACCAACGTAAACTGTAGCGTCAACACGGATCGTCTGAAGGCAGCAAAGGAGCAGGCCGAGAAGGCCATCAAG AACCGGAAAGTGTTCACCATCCAGGGAGGGTACAACGCGGTCAGACAAAGTCTGAGGAGGAGGGGCTGGGTGGAAAAGTTCTACAAAATATCCACCCCTCAGAAGAAAACTCCTAGAAAGCGCCGTAAAACGGTGGACGAGagcgatgatgatgatgatgacgacgatgatgatgatgatgacgatggggatgatgatgacgatggGGATAGCGATA atgatCAGCCGAAAATTCCACCTTGGGAGGAAGAAGATGGGATTTACGGAATAAtg TCGCGGATTGTCCGGAATGTGAACCCCACGTTCATTTGGGTGTTAAAGAGGGACATCGTTGATTATAGGTTCTTAACCAGAGATCAGATGGTGAACCACTATATCAAAGCAGGCTCCTTTACCACCAAG GTGGGGCTTTGTATAAACATGAGGAATGTCCCCTGGTTTGATAACTCGGACCCGGATTCTTTCTACCCTCGGTGTTACCGCCTCAGTCACGAAGAAGAAAAGAATTCTTTTATCG ACGACTACAGGCAAACGATGTgtgcaaacattttaaaaataatatctagTCAATATAAAAACGAGAGTATACccgaagaagatgaaaatgaaaatgatgaaaagaaAGATGTCGGTTCCGAGAAAACGGATACAGAGAAAAAGGATAGTGAGAAAAAAGACTCAGATTCTAGCAAAAAGGGCGAGGATTTTACCTGTACTAATCCCGAGTGCACGCGGTCAAAACCAGGTGTGTCATCTGGCAATTTATGTGCGCATGCCAAGGAATGCTTAGAGAAAGAGAAGTCCGCGGCAAACGGTGAAAATAAAGAGAACAAGCCCAAAGATAAAACTCCCGAAATTGTCAAACCCACCGAAAGTGCAAAACCGCCAT CAACTAGTCGATCTCAAAAACAGAAGGGaacaaaaaagaagaagaaggtGTGCGTGCCGATAACTTGCCTGGAGAGAGCGATGCAGCAGTGTGATAAATTCATTCAGGAGCGCTCACACGATGACATCGATGTCCTGAATGAC CCACATGAATTGACACAACAACAGTGGGATGAAACGCTAAAGTGGTACTACCAACTTGTTAA TGAGAATGGTGAAATACAGAATGTGTCTGGTAGTATGTTAGCTGAAGTAGATAGACTCCTATATAATCTTAAACTCCACATGCCGCAGTTTGAAATGGATGGTTATAAGAATATTTGGATCGTTAAACCAGGGGCCAAATCTCGGGGAAGAG gaaTTGTTTGTTATGACAAACTTGAGGATATGTTGAAACTAGTCAACAGTCAGGTTGTTCGGAAGGACAACAAATACGTGGTGCAAAAATATATGG aacGTCCATTACTAGTGTATAACTGTAAGTTCGACATCCGGCAGTGGTTCCTGGTCACCGACTGGAACCCCCTGACCATCTGGTTCTATCAGGACAGCTACCTCCGCTTCTGCTCCCAGGAGTACACATTGGAAGACTTTGACGAGTCCATTCACTTGTCCAACAACGCCATCCAGAAGTACTACAAGAACGGCCCTCGGCACCCGCTCCTCCCCGAGCAGAACATGTGGACACACGAACAGTTCAAGGATTATATCAA GGGCCAGGGTCACGGGAATGCATGGGATGATGTCATTTATCCCGGCATGAAGAAAGCAATAATATGTGCCTTGCTGTCTACACAAGATGTCATCGAATACAGAAAG CCGTCTACGTTTAAG TCATCCTTTGAGTTGTACGGGGCTGATTTCATGTTAACCGAGGACTACCGTCCGTGGTTGATAGAGATCAACTCATCACCTAGCATGGAGAGCAGTACTGAGATCACACGCAGAATGTGTACTGGTGTTTTAGAGGACTCAATCAAAG TCGTCGTTGATAGaagatatgataggaactgtgaTATAGGAAGGTTTGAGTTGGCCTACAAGCAGCCTTTAGTGACAGTTCCTCCATACATAGGAATAAATCTCTCTGTCGAGGGGCAAACAGTTAAAAAACCATATGGATTTACTGTACGAAAAAGCATGGACAACGATACTGCATATTTTAGCCCTCGCAAACCGCCACCAAGTACAGAAAGCAAAGACCTGAAGCCAGCACCGCCTACCACAAAGCGACCGCAAAGCGAAAACTTTGACACCACTCACAAGAACACGAACGCATCCAATAGCGCTCCAGCGAAGGGTAAGTCAGCGCCGGGCGAAAGTCAGGATCATCAGCACAAATATAACTCACAAAAGCGGACTAGTCACAAATCACAAAATGATCAAAACCAAGTAACACCGTCTACTAGTCACTCTAGTTGTAACTCAGAAAGCAGTGGTAGAAGCAGCAAGGAAACGAAGGAGAACAGTAGCAGCAAGGAAAGCAAGGAGAAGGACAACACCAGCAGCCAATCCTTGTCGCAGCCTCAGTCTTTCCCCAAGGCGGACAAATCTGGTTCTTTGCCTATCTCTAGTTGTAGTGCGTGGACGGGTAAGAGAATGGTCTCCACTACCTCTGTATCTACCAACTATACGATCCCCAACATAGACAAGTTGGATCGTCCCATGCTAGCTGTCAATAATGTGGAGTCTACAGACCTCCAGACCATTAAACCAGTGAACTCGGCACCACCTATGATGTCGTTGGCAGGTGCTATCACAAAAG gtatgAATCCGCTAATCGATGGTGCTTGGGGGCGTACCTGTGCCGAGTGTGGCAGTGGAATGAATTTACACCTTGATAACAACAATCCTCAATGCAAATGTAAACAAGATAGCCTTGTTATTCATCCAGGCTACACCAGCAGCGAATCGTACCGCGCGGCGCGCGGATTTCCCGCCAGACCAAAGAGCAGCTACTCACCTCGTCCTCCTAGTGCTTCCTCCTGCTCGCTTAAGTCTTCTGGAAGCCTTAATACTCCACCTAGCATAAATGGCACACCGACTGCGCTTCGTGCTGAGAAGATTCTTCTTCGCTATACAGATGGCGGGATAAAGCGACCTTTAACCCCTGCCGGCTTGACTGCTTCTACAAATTCGTTGCCGAGGCTCGTTCGGCGGTACATAGGTCGGCGATCTATTCAGTGCCACGAGCTTCCGCTCGTGAATGCGTCGTCTGCTGTGTTTATTGACACGTCACAACTTCACAATCCACTGTCTATTACGTCACACGGAGTTGCCAACAGATGA